In the Thermoproteales archaeon genome, one interval contains:
- a CDS encoding formylmethanofuran dehydrogenase subunit E family protein: MEETGKMKTLTLEEAAIFHGHLGPFLTLGYIAGKEAVKRVESKSPFEIKAIVTCPQETPYTCFIDGVQCSTLCTMGKCNISSFAGSGITLKLEKRDGKTITIKVREEVIEKIRNIGLEEGARWVLEQPLEKLFIILEE, encoded by the coding sequence ATGGAGGAAACTGGGAAAATGAAGACTTTAACATTGGAAGAAGCCGCTATTTTCCACGGCCATCTAGGACCATTCCTCACGCTAGGCTACATAGCTGGAAAAGAGGCCGTAAAAAGAGTCGAGTCGAAGAGTCCCTTTGAAATAAAAGCTATCGTAACATGTCCTCAAGAAACCCCCTACACCTGTTTCATAGATGGCGTACAATGCTCAACGCTGTGCACTATGGGAAAATGTAACATCTCTTCCTTCGCCGGTAGCGGTATCACGCTAAAGCTTGAAAAAAGAGATGGAAAAACTATTACGATAAAAGTGCGTGAAGAAGTTATTGAAAAGATCAGGAACATCGGTTTGGAAGAGGGGGCAAGGTGGGTTTTAGAACAGCCCCTAGAGAAGCTCTTCATCATACTGGAAGAATAG